One window of Triticum dicoccoides isolate Atlit2015 ecotype Zavitan chromosome 5A, WEW_v2.0, whole genome shotgun sequence genomic DNA carries:
- the LOC119300258 gene encoding probable metal-nicotianamine transporter YSL3, with translation MDATIGDVSVASSVERVFESQPPLPGTWGQVTLRSMAISVVLGTVFGFVGLRIMMKAGIIQALNLPINVLSFFFLKWLINLQRAAGFTTLPFSRQENVLILTTVTTCLNTAISGGFANYVVGMTSGVAKSLGENPDPRDIVDNIPTGRWMLFLFLIGMVGVTASVPLNQVMIVDYMLLFPTGTVQAHLVNSFHTPQGAHVAKLQVATIFKFFLGSFSWTIFSWLYTAGNDCGFSNFPLFGLELYKHRFKFDFSPTFVGVGMICPHVVNFALLFGGIISWGLLYPFLESKHGQWYHTDSASSLTGMNGYKSKLDFGKRVRLIR, from the exons ATGGACGCGACGATCGGAGATGTGAGCGTGGCGTCGTCGGTGGAGCGGGTCTTCGAGAGCCAGCCGCCGCTGCCGGGGACATGGGGCCAGGTGACGCTGCGGTCCATGGCCATCTCGGTGGTCCTCGGCACCGTGTTCGGCTTCGTCGGGCTGCGCATCATGATGAAGGCCGGCATCATACAGGCGCTCAACCTGCCCATCAACGTCCTCAGCTTCTTCTTCCTCAAGTGGCTCATCAACCTCCAGCGAGCCGCCGGCTTCACCACGCTGCCCTTCTCGCGCCAGGAGAACGTCCTGATCCTCACCACCGTCACCACCTGCCTTAACACAGCAATATCTG GTGGCTTTGCAAATTATGTAGTTGGAATGACTTCTGGTGTAGCCAAATCACTGGGAGAAAATCCAGATCCAAGAGATATTGTTGACAATATACCGACTGGACGATGGATGTTGTTCCTTTTCCTGATTGGTATGGTGGGAGTAACAGCTAGCGTGCCACTGAACCAG GTCATGATCGTTGACTACATGTTACTATTCCCAACAGGAACTGTTCAAGCTCACCTTGTTAATAGCTTCCACACCCCTCAAGGAGCTCATGTAGCAAA GTTGCAGGTTGCAACTATATTCAAATTTTTCCTGGGTAGCTTTTCTTGGACTATATTTTCATGGCTCTATACAGCAGGCAACGACTGTGGATTTTCTAACTTCCCATTGTTTGGACTAGAACTATACAAGCACAG ATTCAAATTTGACTTTTCCCCCACATTTGTTGGTGTTGGAATGATTTGTCCACATGTGGTAAATTTTGCATTACTCTTTGGAGGAATCATATCTTGGGGATTGCTATACCCTTTTCTTGAATCAAAACATGGGCAATGGTATCACACTGATAGTGCTTCAAGTCTTACGGGAATGAATGGATACAAG TCAAAATTGGATTTTGGGAAGCGTGTGCGCCTTATTcgttag